AGGGTGATGGCGGCAATGGCGGAAACAAGCCGCTTGCGCATTTTCGATATCCTCCCTTTGCCGGTCAGCTTACCCCCGGGCCCCGCCCTGTCATGGCAGACTTTCGTCGGTAGCGGGGTTCTGGCGGCGGGTCTTCCAATCGATCAGCGGGCGCAGGCGAGAGACGTCCACCGGTTTGGTCATCACGGTGAAATCGTCCTGTGTTGCCGTGCGCAGCAAATCCGGGCTGCGGTTGGCGGTGATCATGATCGCCGGAACCGCCGCCCCGGTGCGCGCCCGCACGGCCCGGATCGCCGCAAGCCCGGTATCGGTGCCCTCAAGCTGATAATCGGCAAGGATGATATCCGGCGGCATGCCAAGATCGTCCACCAGCCCCAGCGCCTCTTTCGTCGACAGGGCGCCCAGAACGCTCGCCCCCCAGCGTTCCAGCGTTTCGGTCGTGGCAAACAGGACATCGGGGTCGTTTTCGACGATCAGCGCAATCAGGTCGAACGGGCCCGAGATGTCACCCGAGCAGGCCTCGGAAACCTGCGGACAGGGCGCCTGTGTCTCCGCGCGCTCGATCTCGATGGAAAAGACCGATCCGCGGCCGGGTTCGGACTGCACCGACAGGACATGGCCCAGATGCCGGCAGGTGCGGTCGACGATGGACAGCCCCAGCCCCATCCCCGTGCCCGGCACGGCGTTGCCCGCGCGGGCGAATTCCTGAAAGACGCGCGCCTGGTCAGCCGGCGAAATGCCGATGCCGGTATCCCATACCTGCAACAGTATCCGGTCTCCCCGCCGCCGCGCACCCACCAGCACGCGGCCGTTTTCGGTATACTGGATCGCGTTGACCACGAGGTTCTGGAGTGACCGCATCAGGAATTGCCGGTCGCTGCGCACCCAGACCGCGCAGGGCACGACGCGCAGGTCGATCCCCTTCTGCGCGGCGACCATGCCGTAGTCGTCGGCGACGGCGCGCATGATCTCGCCCAGGCAGAAATCGCCCGGCGTCAACTCGGCCCCCGTGCTTTCAAGCCGCGAAATATCCAGCAGCGAATGGAGCAGCCCCTCCATCGAAGAAAACGATCCCGCCAGCCTGTCGGCGGTCGGGGCCAGATCGGTGCCCCGCGTGCGTTCGGCAAGGGTCGAGATCAACAGCTTCGCTGCATTGATGGGTTGCAGCAGATCGTGGCTGGCCGCAGCCAGAAACCGCGTCTTGGAGCTCATCGCGGCCTCAAGATCGGTCTTGGCCTCGCGCAGCGCGTCCTCCACCCGGGCCTGTTCGGCGTGCTGATCCCGCAAGAGCCGGTTGGCCTCGGTCAGTTCGGCGGTGCGTTCTTCCACCCGCTTTTCCAGCACCTCGGTCGCGCGGGTTTCCAGCGTGATGTCGGCCATATACACCATGAACCCGCCATCGGGCAGCCGGTGCACCTGCAAATCCAGCACCCGTCCCCCCGCATGGCGCAGACGTTTGCGCAACCGCCCTTTCTTGCGCAACTGCACCGGCCAATCGTCGATATCCACGATATCTGCCGCCGCGATCAGGCGATTGTCCTTCACGAAACGCAGGATCTGCGCAAAGGGCGATCCCGGCTGCACAAGCATGTAGGGCAGGCCCAGAAGCTCCCGAAACCGTCCGTTGCAAACCGTAACGCCCCCGGCGCGGGAAAAGGTACAGATCCCCAGCGACATGTGATCGAAAGCGGCCTGCAGGTAGTGCGCCTGCATGTCGATCAGCAGGTCCTTTTCCTGCCGGTTCATCCGCACGACATCGGTGATCTCGGTCAGAAGCAGCACGATATTGTCGGACTGCGTGCGCTTCTGGCTGATCTGGTACCAACGGTCGCCCGTGAACTCGATCACGAAGGACAGGCTGGCCCCGTCCGCGGGCCCGCGGATGGCCGTTGCCAGATCGCGGCAGGCCTTTTCGGGATCGGCCAGATGGCGGCTGGACTGCACGGCGCGGAAATAGTCGGCCAGCGCAAGACCGGGCAGCAACCGGGCCGAGATATCGGGCAGCACCGACTTGAACAGCCCGTTGCAGGCCTGAAGGCGCCCCTCGATGAACAGGGCAAATCCGCCCTCCATCGACTCCAGCGCCTCGGTCAGGCGCTTTTGCGTGCGCTCCCGGTCGTCGCGGGCGATTTCCAGTTCGGTGAAGGTGCGTTCCAGATCGCGGGTCTTTGCCCAGACCTGCCCCTGCAACGCGATGGCCGACTGGAACAGGGCATAGGCGGAACTGCCGACCTCGTGCTGGCGGCTGGCGCGGCGGATCAGGGCGTCGATGATCTTCGCCTGCTTGGCGATGGTGACCTCGGGCGGATCCGACGGGTCGATCATGTCAGCGCCTGCGGAATCGGGTCGAAAAACGCGACGCCGACAAAGGTCTGGTTCACATGCACGCCGCAATGCTGTTCGCCATAGGTATTGAAGCCCAGAACCCGCCTGGCCCGCAGGATGTCGGAGGCCGCATCGGTCAACCGTTTCTGGCCGATCTCAAGCTTTCGCAGGAAGCAGTCGAACCCCAGAATGAAGTCCGGCTCGCGCTGGCGCGCATCTACCAGATCCAGTTCGGCATCAAGCGTGCGCAAGATTTCCTGCCCCCGCCCCAGCGTCAGCAACAGCCCGTCATCGATGGCCGACAGGAAGGCAAGTGCGCCATCACCGGCAACACCCTTGATCGCGCGCACATGGTAAAGGCCGTCATTGCGGACCAGAACGGGATGTTCGGCGAAGACCTCCGGCGACAGAAGGTCCACCGGGCAGCCGATCAGCCGGGAATACTCAGCCGCCGCAGGTGCACCGTTGAGTTCGAGGACCAGCCGTTCCTCGGGGATTGCATCGGTGACGACCATCCGATGCTCGGTCGGCAGGAAATGGTCGAAGCCCAGCCCGACGAATTCAAGATCGGTCTCGATCAGGATCAGCACCGCAGCGTCACCGTGAAACCGCCCGTTGTGCAAGACGGCCGTACTTCGAAATTGCAGCGCGTCGCCGGCTGACCCGCCAAAGACCGGCAGCCCGTCCAACCCCCGGCCAGCGCCGCCACCAGAAGGTCCTCTCGCATCGACAGACCGTCGGCAAAGATCAGGGCAAGGCGGTGCCAATGGGCCGATTGCGGGAACTGTGCCGACAGCCGCCGTGCATCGGCAGATACCTTTTCGATCGACAACGGGTTCAGCGGCGCGATCAGTTGCGTGGCACAGCGGAAATGGGCCCGCGGAAAGGCCAGCAGCAAGAGCGCGTCATCCTCATAGCCTTGCGGCGTGATCTGCCCCGCCGTGGTGCAGCCGATCACCTGCACACCGGCCAGGCATTCGTCGAAGGCAGCGGTCAGCGCGTCCCGGTTCAGCCGGTCGGGCACGACAGCCATGACAAAGCAGCAGCGGTCCGTGTCCAGATCGGCCGCGGCCTCACGCACGGCGGTGAGAGGATCGCCGGACCGGGACACGCCGACGCCGATGGCCCGCGGTCCAGGATCGGTGCGTTGCAGCATGCGCGCGGGCGCCCTTACTCGCTCAGAAACGCACGGGCGTCAGACTGGCTCAGCCCCATGGCCGATTCCAGATTGGCGCTTTCGACGAGAACCGCGGCCTGGGTCCGGTTCTGCACCCCCAGACGACGCAAGAGCGCGGTGATATGCGCCTTGACCGTTGCCTCGGCCAGCGACAGTTCGTATGCGATCTGCTTGTTGGGCTTGCCTGCACAGATCAGTTTCATGATACGCGCCTGTTGCGGCGTCAGGTCTGCAATGCGCTGGCTGATGTCCTGCACGCTTGGCGCGCGGGTGTCGCGGCTGACCTTGCGCTTTCCGACGGATGCGAAACCGGGTGGCAGATATTGCCGCCCCTCTCGGATGATCATCAATGCGGTTCGCAATTCCTCGGTCGAGGCGTCCTTGGAAATGAAGCCGGCTGCACCGCTGTCCATCAACGCCTCGACCACCTCGGTCGAACTCAGCGCCGATATGACCAGCACGGGCACATCGGGCACGCGTTCGCGCAGGCGCAAGAAACCGCTGATGCCCGTCACATCGGGAAGGCGCAGATCCAGCATCACCAGATCGGGGTCGAAATCCGGGCCGAGCTGGTCAAGCCCGTGCTGCAGGCTTGTTGCCGTGCGGATCGTGCAGCCCTCGAACACCTGCGAGAGCGCCCCTGCAAGAGCGTCGCCGTAAAGCGGATGATCGTCGATGACCAGCACCCCGCGAACGGCAGAAACGCCCGGAATGGCCGGGTCTTGTGTCATGAAAAGTCCTCCCTCACCCTATGCTAGCAACGGAGTCGGGGAGCGTGCAACTGCAATGAAAACATGACGGCGCGTCATGCGGTTTCACGCCGGGAGGGCCGACCGCCAGGGGGCTATCCGGCCGCTGCGCGATAGCACAGGTCCGCGGCATCATTCGCCGCAAAGGCATCGGCCCGGGCCTGCAGATCGACGTGATGGGGCGATTTGATACAGACGGGATCGGTCGCACTGGCATCCCCCACCAGCGCCATCGCCTGACAGCGGCAACCGGCGAAATCAATGGTCTTGCGCTCGCAGGACTGGCACGGTTCCGGCATCCAGTCGGTGCCGCGATAGGCATTGAAGGCCGCGCCCTCGTACCAGATGTCCCGCAGGCTCCTCTCCCGCACCGTATCGAAGGTCAGGCCCGGGATCGTCTGTGCCGCGTGGCAGGGCAGGACAAGCCCATCGGGCGCCACGTTGATCCCCGTGGAGCCCCAGCCGCCCATGCAGCGTTTCGGGTAGTCGGAGTGATAATCCGCCCGGACATAGTCGATCACCAGCGTGCCCTTCAGCCGCTCACGGGCTTCGGCCACGATGGCGTCGGCCTCGCGTGCCTGCGCCCGGGTCGGCATCAGGACGTCCCGGTTCTTCAGCGCCCAGCCGTGGAACTGTACGGTCGCGACCTCGATCCGGCGCGCGCCCATCTCGACCGCCATGTCCAGCGCCCGCGGCAACTGGTGCAGGTTCTGCCGGTGCAGCACGGCATTCAGCGTCAGCGGGAATCCGATCGCGCCGATCCATTCCGCCACCTGCATCTTGCGCGCATACCCGCCCTTGTAGCCGCCGATGCGGTCGGCCATCTCGGCATCGGTGCCCTGCAACGACAACTGGATGTGGTCGAGCCCCGCCTCGTCCAGCTCGCGCAGGCGCCGCTCGGTCAGCCCGATGCCGGATGTGATCAGGTTGGTGTAAAGCCCTGCCTCTCGCGCGGCGATCACCAAATCCACCAGATCGCGCCGCGTTGCCGGCTCTCCCCCCGACAGGTGAAGTTGCAGCACACCCAGATCCGCCGCCTGCCGGAACACGTCGCGCCAGGCGTCGGTGTCCAGTTCGGTCTCCTTCCGGGTCAGTTCGACCGGGTTGGAGCAATAGGGGCAGGACAGCGGGCAGCGGTGGGTCAGTTCCGCCAGCATCGCGATGGGCGGGTTGGCGGTCATGGGCGCACCTCAAGAAATCGCCGTTCGATCAGCGCACCAATGAACCGGGCGCTGTCGTCGGCAATTTCCTCGGCCGGCGCCTTGTATTTCGCCGCCAGCGCCGTTGTGATCGCGCCGAAAGAGCGGTTCCCGTCGATTTCCGACAGGATCGCATGGCCGATGTCGTCCAGCGCGACGGTGCGCTCTGGCGCCAGCAGGACCCAGCGGTCGCGCACCCGGTCGAAATGGGTGCGCACGCCCCGCGGAATGATGGGAATGTCGGTCTCCGCGATCATGAGGCCCGGGCCAGCGCAAGCCCCGTACCCGGCACCCACGCCCCCGGCGGAATGCGGGCCGGTTCGACATAGGCCGAATGAAGCGCATCAAGCTGCGACCACAGGACATCGGTCTTGAAGATCAACGCGTTGGCCGCCGCATCCTGCTTTTCCTGCGTATCGGCGTGATCCAGCACCCAGGCAAGGCCAAAGGCCACGTCCTTCGGCGCCTCGGTCAGGCGCTTGCGGAAATAGGACATGCTGACATCGTTGGCGAAATCGTAGTTTTTCAGCAGTCCCTCGATCCTTTCAGCGTGGATCTTCGGGGCGAATAGCTCGGTCAGGGAGGAGGCCACAGCCTCCAGCAGGGTCTTGTCGCGCACAAAGCGCACATAGGCATCCACGGCGAATTTGGTGGCCGGCAGGATGCCTTCTTCCGATGCCACATAGGCGGGGTCGAGCCCCACGGCCTCTGCCAGCTTCAACCAGCGCGCGATGCCGCCCTCGTTCTCGGCGGTGCCGTCATGGTCCTCGATCCGGCTGCGCCAGGCTCGGCGCAATTTCGGGTCCTCGACGCGCGACATGAAGGCCGCGTCCTTCATCGGGATGCGGGTCTGATAGTAATATCGGTTGATCACCCAAGCGCGCACCTGATCGGGCGTACAGCCCCCGCCATGCAGCAGCTTGTGAAACGGGTGCAGGTCGTGATAGCGCTCCGCCCCGATCTGGCGCAGGCGGGCCTCGAACTCTTCGCGTGTCTGGGTCATGGGGTGATCTCCATTCCGTCCTGTCCAATGATCCAGCCCGACGCCTCGGCCTCTGCCCGCTCGGCGGAGGCCGGGTTCAGCACCGGGTTGGTGTTGTTCATATGCACGAAGACCTTCTTGCCGACATTCAGGCCCGCAAAGGCGGCGATGGACCCATCCGGCCCGCTCATCGACATGTGGCCCATGCGCTTGCCCGTCTTCGGGCCCAGCCCCGCGCGCACCATCTCGTCATCGCGCCAAAGCGTGCCATCGAAAAAGACCAGCGGCGCATCGGTCAGCCGGGCGCGAAGGTCGTCGTTCAGGATCGCGCAACCGGGGATATAGAAGACGTCCTCCCCGCCCGCGGTCAGATGCACCCCGACCGTCTGTTCGCCGACAAGATCGGTCTCGACCGTTTCCCCCTCCATGTAGAGCGGCACCTTGCCGGGCACGGCGAACAACTTTGCCGTCAGGCCGGGCGCAAGGTCGAACGGCGTGTCCAGACGGATCGTCACCCGCTCCACGACCTCTGCATTCAGCGCGTCGAAAATCGGGTTGGCGGCCAGCACCGCGTGAATCTCCCGCGTGGCGAACAGCCGAAAGGCCTGCATCTCCCGCAGGGTCAGAAGGCCCGCGACATGGTCGATATCGCCGTTGGTCACCAGAACCGAGGCCAGCGGCATGTCGCGCAGCCCCGTGGGATGCAGGGCCGCGCAGTCCGTGAGTTGGTGACGTATGTCGGGGGAAGCATTCAGAATCGCCCAGTCCGTGCCGTTTCCCGTCACCGCCAGCGACGACTGCGTCTGCGGCGGTATCGCCCCGGACCGGGCAAGGGTGCAATTTTCACACCCGCAGTTCCATTGGGGCAGTCCGCCTCCCGCAGCGGCCCCAAGGATATGCGCGCGGAGTCCCATTTCCGTCGTCCGCGCGCGGCCGATCAGAACAGAACGCCGTGATCGTCGCCGTTGTCCGGCCCGTACATGTTGATTTCCATGCCGCACTCGATCTCGCGGATGACAGGCTTCTTCCAGCTCATGGTAGTCCTCCCTCTCAAGGTTTGCTCAGCGATGGGTCAATCTTGATCGAACCGACCCGATGCGTCAAAAAGCTTCTTCTAAGAAAAAATAAAAGCATATCTAGACCAAGGTCTTAGGGGCGCGGGCCCGGAATTGGATCAAGCATGAAACCGCGATTGCGCAACGTCTTGATCTCAAAGCCGAAGTCCTGCACCGGGGCAAGCTTGCGGCGCAGATACCCCAGATAGACATCGACCACGTTCTCGGAACTGGTTCCCTCACCTGCCCAGAGACAGTCGAAGATCTCGCCCCGCGGATGCACTTCGCCGCGATGGTCCCACAAATACAGCAGCAGCGCGAATTCACGCTCCGTCAGACTGACCGAGCGGCTGTCGGTGCGCACGATGCGCGCCGCCCTGTCGAACCGGACGGACGGCCCGCCCGCCTGCGCCGCGGCCCGCCTTTGCTGAACCTGCAGACGGGCGACAAGTTCGTCGAAGGAAAACGGCTTGACGATGTAGTCGTCGGCCCCGGCCTCCAGCCCGGCGGCGCGGTCATCCACCTCGGCCAGCGCGCTAAGCATCAGGATGGGCATCCGCCCGCCCCCCGCACGCATGCGGCGCACCAAGTCGATGCCGCTGTCGGGGCCGATCATGACATCGACGATGGCCGCGTCGGGCCCCCTGTCGCGCATGGCCGCAAGCGCCTCCTCCACCCGGTTCGCGGTCGTGGTGCCGAAGCCGTGAAGCTGCAATCCCCGCGACAGGGCGGAGGTGATTTCGGGGTCATCATCGACGATCAGGATAAGGGGCGCGTCGGTCATCGGGGCTCACTCCTCGGCCAGCGGGATCCGAAGGGTCATCATGGTGCCCGGCGCATCACCCAGGCGGTCGGGGTCTGGCACCGGGCTGGTCAGGGCAATCGTCCCGCCCTGCTCCTCCATCACCCAACGGGCCAGCGCAAGGCCGATGCCAAAGCCCTCGGTCGCCGTGTCCTGCCCCCGGTCGAACCGGTTGAAGACGCGGGTCTTGTCGGGCTCGGGGATACCCGGGCCGTTGTCGGTGACGTTCACGCAGCCATACCGCTCCGCCGAGGTAACGCACATGGCCAACCGCCCGCCATCGCGGGCATGGCGCACCGCGTTCCGGATCAGGCCGACAACCACCTGCCGCGACCAGTTGGCATCGCCCCGCACCAGAACGCCCTGAACACCGTCATAGGTCACGGTCAGCCCCGCACTTCTTGTTTCCGCCTCGGTCTCGGTCAGCGCCTCCTCGACAATCAGGTTCAGGGCGAAGGGCGTTCTTGCCAGGTCGATCTGCCCGCTTTCCGATCGTGCGATCCGCAACAGATCGTCGATCCGCCGGTTCAGGCGCCGGGCGCGCGCCTCGATCACCTCAAAGGCCCGGGACGGGTCTCCGGCGCCTTTCGCGCCCAGTTCCGCCTCCATCAGGATCACCGTCAGCGGCGTGCGCAATTCGTGCCCCACATCCGCGAAGAAGCGTCTGCGGCTTTGGTCGGTCCGGGCGAGCAGGTCATTTGCCTCGCGCAGCGCCTTTGTCCGGTCGGCAATCGTCTCGTTCAGTCGATCCCATTCGGCGGCGACCTCGTCCTTTCGTCGTGCCAGCGCGACGGCCATGCGGTTCGTTTCGGCAAAAAGCTGGCTGATCTCGTCAGTTCCGTCCTCGGGCAGCGCGACCGCGAAATCCTCCGCCCCGATCCGCCGGGATGCGGCCCGCGCCAGATCAAGACGGTTCAACTGCGGCCGAACCAGACCGAAATGGAACACCGCCAGCATCAGGGCCGCCAGCACAGACACCGCAACCGCAAGCGAGGTCAGGGTGCGCCGCAACGCCTCCACCCGCGCGTTCAACCGGTCACGGGTTCGGATTTCTTCGGTCACCGCCGCGTTCAACAGCATGTCGAAGCTTTGCGCGAAGACGTCGAGAAAGCCCTGAAGCCGTTCCGCATCTGCCCCTTCGGTCAGCAGGCCGTTGCGGGTGGAGGCAAACAGCGCCTCCATCCGGGCGATGGCAAGGCTTTGGGTCGCCCGTCGGGATTGTTCGTTCAGCCCCAGCGCGGCCGCCTCTGCCACCGCGGCCCCAAGATCGGTGCGGATCGTGGCAAAGCTGCGCGCCAGATCGGCCGCCACCGGGGCCAGCCTTTCGCGGCGCACCTCCAGCGGCACCCCGGCCTGAATGGCCTCGACCGCCACGACAAGGAACGATGACGCCTGCGTGGACAGAACGGCATAGCCCGCGATCCGACGCTCCGCGGCAAGTGATGCCTCGATCCGCTCTCCCATCCGCGCCATGCCGAAAACCGTCAGGCCGCCGGACAGCACCGCAACCGTCCCGATCAGCCCTGCCCCCAGCAACAGCCGCGCCTTGATCGTGCCGAACCCCAAGGCCGACCTCACCCTTGCCGCCCTGCAGCATTTTTTGCTGCACCGCAGCAAATACGAGCAGACAGCGCAAACGCTGCCTCTTTTTCGGCAATCGCCCTCATGTTCGTCTGCCAGTGGCCCAGTCGGAATGGCATATTCGCCGGCTCGCTTCAGACTAATTTCACCCACCTATGCGCCAAATACCAAGCATACCTTTGGATCTATTGACAGCAGGAGCAGCCCATGATGGTGCAACTTCTCTTCATCGCCTGCACTGGGTTGTCCCATCCCAGTTGCGAAGAACGCAGCATGATCTTTACCGACATCACCCCGATGACCTGTGTCATGGGGGCCCAGCCCGAACTTGCGAAATGGGCCGAGGAACATCCCAACTGGACCGTGTCGCGCTGGCGCTGCGGCTACATCAACACCGCCCAGAAGAACATCTGAGCACGCCTTCCGGGCTGCGAGGTTCGGCAGGTCGCTACCGCGGCCCTGTCCCTTCGTCGGGCGGCCATGTGGCGCCGCGTTTTTCCATGTAGGGCTTGAAGTAGTCCCGAAAGGCGGAAAAACCCTCGGCCAGCATCATGAATTCCTGACGGTTCATGACCAGAACCTTGGTATCCTCCGCGGCGCGCACTGTCGTCTTGCGGCGGGTGGCCCCAAGGATCAGCCGCTCCCCGAAATGGCCACCGGGGCCGATGATGCGTGTGGTCATCTTGCCGGTCTCGTCGTCCGGGCGCTCCATCTCGACCGAGCCGGAGACCACGGTGAAAAACCCGTCTGACCGGTCCCCCGCGCGATAGATGATGTCGCCGGCCCGGTAATAGACGTAGCGCAGCGGCGGCTTCGAATAGGCCTTGATCTGCACCACGCTGCGCGCGCCCAGCCCGTCCAGCACCCAGTTGAGCAGCACCTTGATCCGCGTGCCCATACCCGGCAACAGCGCAAGGTAATAGGACCGCCACAACAGCCACGCGGGAACGCCGGTGATCTCTTTGCCGAACACGTCGGCCACCCCCCGTTTGGCCCCCAGCGACGCGAGGGAACCCCGCGATTCATAGGCGAAGGTCTTCACCGGCTTGCCCCGGATCGCGGCGTTGACGTTCTGCGCGATCAGCTTGGCCTCCCGTACCGCGAATTGCGCGGTCGGCGGGGCGAAGTCGAACCGGTCCGTGGCGTTCTCCTTCAGTGGGATCAGCGCACAGTCGCCCAGCGCCCAGATGTTGTCGCGCCCCTTCACCCGCAGCGTGCGGTCGACCGAAACCCGGCCATGTTCCGATGGCAGCCCCATGCGTTTGACGACCGGCAGCGGGGCGTTGCCGATGGTGGCCACGACGGTGCGGGTATCGATCACCTCCCCGTCGGAGGTAACAAGCTGCCGGGCGGTGGCGCTGGCCACGCCGGTTTTCAACCGCAGGTCGATACCGTGGCGGGTCAGGTGGTCGGTGGCATAGGCGGCCAGCCCCTCTGGCATCTCGTTCAGAATGCGCGGCGCGAATTCCAGAAGCAGAACGCGCACCTCAGATGGATCGATCTCCGGGTAATAGGGCAGCGACCGGTCGATCAGCTCCTTCATCTCGCCCACGGTTTCCACGCCGGAGAACCCGCCGCCGATCACCGTGAAGGTCAGCGCGCCGCGGCGCGTTTCCGGCAGGGGTGTGACAGAGGCATGTTCAAGCTGCTGGATCACATGTTCGCGCAGGCGCCGGGCATCCTCCAGCGTCTTCATCTTCAGCGAATGCTCTTCCAGCCCCGGCATGCGCGACAGGTCCGTCCCCTGCCCCAGCGCGATGACAAGGTGATCATAGGGCACCTCCACCGGCATGCGCTGAATGCCCTGAAACACCGTGATCAGCCGGCGGTCGAAATCCACGCTGTCGATCAGCGCCTTGCGCACCATCACGCCTTTGAGAAGAAACCGCAGCGGCGACACCGCATGGCCCGGCGTGATGGACCCTGCCCCGACCTCCGGCAATAGCGGCTGGAAGACGAAGTAGTTCTCGGCGTTGATCAGTTCGACCT
The genomic region above belongs to Rhodovulum sp. P5 and contains:
- a CDS encoding FAD-dependent oxidoreductase is translated as MATRVVVLGGGFGGMYAARALKRKLGNTAEVELINAENYFVFQPLLPEVGAGSITPGHAVSPLRFLLKGVMVRKALIDSVDFDRRLITVFQGIQRMPVEVPYDHLVIALGQGTDLSRMPGLEEHSLKMKTLEDARRLREHVIQQLEHASVTPLPETRRGALTFTVIGGGFSGVETVGEMKELIDRSLPYYPEIDPSEVRVLLLEFAPRILNEMPEGLAAYATDHLTRHGIDLRLKTGVASATARQLVTSDGEVIDTRTVVATIGNAPLPVVKRMGLPSEHGRVSVDRTLRVKGRDNIWALGDCALIPLKENATDRFDFAPPTAQFAVREAKLIAQNVNAAIRGKPVKTFAYESRGSLASLGAKRGVADVFGKEITGVPAWLLWRSYYLALLPGMGTRIKVLLNWVLDGLGARSVVQIKAYSKPPLRYVYYRAGDIIYRAGDRSDGFFTVVSGSVEMERPDDETGKMTTRIIGPGGHFGERLILGATRRKTTVRAAEDTKVLVMNRQEFMMLAEGFSAFRDYFKPYMEKRGATWPPDEGTGPR